In the genome of Saprospira sp. CCB-QB6, one region contains:
- a CDS encoding rhodanese-like domain-containing protein encodes MEQVKAVNVQELKRMQDDQFDFQLIDVREADELDICHINGTHIPLGEIDVRAQEIARDKPVVLHCKTGRRSYMAALFLQQQHGFENLYSLDGGIIAYAKEIDPEMTAY; translated from the coding sequence ATGGAGCAGGTAAAAGCCGTCAATGTACAAGAACTCAAACGGATGCAAGACGACCAATTTGATTTCCAACTGATCGACGTTCGAGAAGCCGATGAACTCGATATTTGCCATATCAATGGGACGCATATTCCCTTAGGCGAAATTGATGTCCGCGCTCAAGAAATTGCCCGCGACAAGCCCGTAGTTTTACACTGCAAAACGGGCCGCCGTTCCTATATGGCCGCCCTTTTCCTACAACAACAACACGGTTTTGAGAATCTCTACAGCCTAGATGGCGGCATCATCGCCTATGCTAAGGAGATTGATCCTGAGATGACCGCTTATTAG
- a CDS encoding DNA recombination protein RmuC: MEYLIFFAPGLILGFFLGNFWGKRGQKPTNQPDSSGQLLPLLQEKEAELRGKNEELLELHKALSAQEPLIDQLREQSQARESDLERLQQQMYLRFEQMANQLLQERGQHLNQQNQQQLEQLLQPLGQQLRRFEQDLVQMHQQSQTKQAQLDEQLRQLFTLNQTIGQEAKELSQALKGNLKLQGNWGEQILERLFEASGLSKQYMIKTQAHFVTPDGRRRQPDFIVQLPQNRQLIVDSKVSLRAYLRYMQAEEGTAAAAKAKKEHVQAIKQHIKGLSEKKYELLPQLNSLDYVLLFIPIEPAFLLALEEEEELFFEALQQNIVLVSPSSLLVSLRTIAQLWRQEQQNENAQQIARQGGRLYDRFVLWVEKIESLGKQIKTVQNNYDKILYDLRDQRNSLINESEKLRSLGSQNSRQLPESMQRNEEEL, translated from the coding sequence ATGGAATATCTAATCTTTTTTGCTCCGGGTTTAATTTTGGGCTTTTTTTTGGGGAATTTCTGGGGGAAAAGGGGGCAAAAGCCGACTAATCAGCCAGATAGTTCGGGGCAGTTATTGCCTTTGTTGCAAGAAAAGGAGGCGGAGTTGCGGGGGAAGAATGAGGAATTATTAGAATTGCATAAGGCTTTATCGGCGCAGGAGCCATTGATTGATCAGTTGCGGGAGCAGAGTCAGGCGCGGGAGTCGGACTTAGAGCGTTTACAGCAGCAGATGTATTTGCGTTTTGAGCAGATGGCCAATCAGTTATTGCAGGAGAGGGGGCAGCATTTGAATCAGCAGAACCAGCAGCAGTTAGAGCAGTTATTGCAGCCATTGGGGCAGCAGTTGCGGCGTTTTGAGCAAGATTTGGTACAGATGCATCAGCAGAGTCAGACGAAGCAGGCGCAATTAGATGAGCAGCTTCGGCAATTATTTACTTTAAATCAGACGATAGGGCAGGAGGCCAAAGAGTTATCTCAGGCTTTGAAGGGGAACCTCAAGTTGCAGGGCAATTGGGGGGAGCAGATATTGGAGCGTTTATTTGAGGCTTCGGGTTTGAGCAAACAATATATGATAAAGACGCAGGCTCATTTTGTAACGCCTGATGGGCGGAGGCGGCAGCCAGACTTTATTGTTCAATTGCCTCAGAACCGACAATTAATAGTTGATTCCAAGGTTAGTTTGCGGGCCTATTTGCGTTATATGCAGGCAGAGGAGGGGACTGCGGCGGCAGCCAAGGCCAAAAAAGAGCACGTTCAAGCCATAAAGCAGCATATAAAGGGATTGAGTGAGAAGAAATATGAGTTATTGCCTCAGCTCAATAGTTTAGATTATGTGTTGTTGTTTATTCCGATAGAGCCAGCCTTTTTGTTGGCTTTGGAAGAAGAGGAAGAGTTATTTTTTGAGGCCTTACAGCAGAACATCGTATTGGTGAGTCCGAGTAGTTTATTGGTCAGTTTGCGGACCATTGCGCAGCTTTGGCGGCAAGAACAGCAGAATGAGAATGCGCAGCAGATTGCTCGGCAGGGGGGGCGTTTATATGATCGCTTTGTGCTTTGGGTAGAAAAGATAGAGAGTTTGGGTAAGCAGATCAAGACCGTGCAGAACAATTATGATAAGATTCTGTATGATTTGCGGGATCAGCGAAACAGCTTAATCAATGAAAGTGAGAAGTTAAGAAGTTTGGGAAGTCAGAACAGCAGGCAGTTGCCAGAGAGCATGCAGCGGAATGAGGAAGAGTTGTAG
- a CDS encoding DUF5723 family protein — protein MKTILPFLGLFFLSLSLWAQPSTGYHASNYAGIQSISVNPANIVNSRFRQDINLFSFDVNISNNYLGLNTSMFNLSKLKNPLFDSTYSGNFQLFRDQQLKEKSKDEARMYQEGYTLGPSIGFEIGRHSFAITTALRQYFHIDNLNQDMAQMILSELENPSLQNININNGKFQALAGFWTEIGLAYGQEVLKKGEHRLKVAGHLKLPIGGFSSYFYADTLVVNFPNADTLNVLASNVRFGYSNNWQDFTTVKGNDTVRQSAFSGAAALLNQVGFNADIGVIYEWHPKEKSPIPGIRDNQQYKLKVGVSILDLGVVNFQRGTYGANFSDVAVNWPIDSMNFDGVPDFGRIMRDSFNMEETKDAYQLRLPTSMNIQVDYHVFSRLFVNMSGHFAFASGGAPLKLHDLSQWSVSTRWEHKWYELALPFAIDGYNNFNAGFAFRAGPLYLGSSNVWNFLLGNYVHGLNVYGGLRVPLFKKPSSEPATVSQLGWKAISPSLLAQQID, from the coding sequence ATGAAAACTATTTTACCATTTTTGGGGCTCTTTTTTTTGAGTCTATCGCTTTGGGCGCAGCCTTCTACGGGTTATCATGCAAGTAATTATGCGGGTATACAGTCTATTTCTGTGAATCCGGCGAACATTGTGAACAGTCGGTTTAGGCAAGACATCAATTTGTTTAGTTTTGATGTGAACATTAGCAACAACTATTTGGGCTTGAACACGAGCATGTTCAATTTGAGCAAATTGAAGAATCCGTTATTTGATAGTACCTATAGTGGAAACTTTCAGTTATTTCGGGATCAGCAGTTAAAGGAGAAGTCTAAGGATGAGGCGCGGATGTATCAGGAGGGTTATACCTTGGGGCCCTCAATAGGTTTTGAGATTGGTCGGCATTCTTTTGCGATTACGACGGCATTGCGGCAATACTTCCATATTGATAATTTGAATCAGGACATGGCGCAGATGATTTTGTCGGAATTGGAAAACCCCAGTTTGCAAAACATTAATATCAATAATGGCAAGTTTCAGGCTTTGGCTGGCTTTTGGACGGAAATCGGTTTGGCCTATGGGCAGGAAGTATTAAAGAAGGGAGAGCATCGTTTGAAGGTTGCGGGGCATTTAAAGTTGCCGATAGGAGGATTTAGCTCTTATTTTTATGCGGATACTTTAGTAGTCAACTTTCCGAATGCGGATACCTTAAATGTATTGGCCTCTAATGTGCGTTTTGGATATAGCAACAACTGGCAGGATTTTACGACCGTTAAGGGAAATGATACAGTTCGTCAGTCTGCCTTTTCTGGGGCTGCAGCGCTATTGAATCAGGTGGGCTTCAACGCGGATATTGGGGTAATTTATGAGTGGCATCCAAAAGAGAAGTCGCCGATTCCAGGTATTCGGGATAATCAGCAGTATAAGTTGAAAGTGGGGGTTTCGATTTTAGATTTGGGAGTTGTGAATTTTCAGCGGGGGACTTATGGGGCTAATTTTAGTGATGTGGCGGTAAATTGGCCAATTGATTCTATGAATTTTGATGGGGTTCCTGATTTTGGTCGGATAATGCGTGATTCATTTAATATGGAAGAGACCAAAGATGCTTATCAGCTTCGGTTGCCAACATCTATGAACATTCAGGTGGATTATCATGTGTTTTCTCGTTTGTTTGTTAATATGTCGGGACATTTTGCTTTTGCTTCTGGGGGGGCACCTCTCAAATTGCATGATTTGAGTCAGTGGTCTGTGAGTACTCGTTGGGAGCATAAATGGTATGAGTTGGCTTTACCTTTTGCAATAGATGGCTATAATAACTTTAATGCGGGTTTTGCTTTTCGGGCGGGGCCGCTTTATTTGGGCTCTTCTAATGTCTGGAACTTCCTTTTGGGCAATTATGTACATGGCTTAAATGTATATGGGGGCTTGCGTGTGCCGCTTTTTAAGAAGCCTTCTTCAGAACCAGCTACGGTAAGTCAGTTAGGTTGGAAGGCAATTAGTCCTTCTTTATTGGCTCAGCAAATAGATTAG
- a CDS encoding NAD(P)/FAD-dependent oxidoreductase, producing MPQEVEISILPQELEQDALIEKKLRKKLRWPKDQQLAHWHVRRKSLDARGRQPLFRLRIVAYKAGEVVPETPSIIAALPQVQDRPKVLIVGAGPAGYFAALELIELGLKPIILERGKDVQARRRDLRAIQQFGEVNPHSNYCFGEGGAGTYSDGKLYTRAKKRGSIEKSLRLFVEHGAPSDILVDAHPHIGSNKLPKVVAAMRETIESKGGEIHFGAWVTDFLIEEKQGQRTLKGLRTADGQEWWGQGVILATGHSARDIFRLLDQKKVAIEAKPFALGVRIEHPQALIDELQYGIKERPKELPASSYSLVCQVENRGVFSFCMCPGGLIVPASTAPGELVVNGMSMSRRDSPFANSGMVVAVDMEDLKEYAHLGPFAAMSFQQEVEQALFQAGDGSQAAPAQRLTDFVKGKPSSSLPKTSYIPGIYSARLDQLLPAGISRRLQQGLQQMGKKMRGYYTEEAQLIGVESRTSSPIRIPRESDNCMHPELQALFPCGEGAGYAGGIISAAMDGQKVAQALAKWIAVQ from the coding sequence ATGCCTCAAGAAGTAGAAATTAGCATTTTGCCGCAGGAGCTGGAGCAAGATGCCCTGATCGAGAAGAAATTGCGCAAAAAATTGCGCTGGCCCAAGGATCAACAGTTGGCCCATTGGCATGTTCGCCGCAAAAGTTTAGACGCTAGGGGGCGGCAACCGCTGTTCCGCCTGCGTATTGTGGCCTATAAAGCTGGAGAAGTCGTTCCCGAAACGCCTTCTATTATTGCGGCCTTGCCACAGGTCCAAGATCGCCCAAAAGTACTGATTGTTGGGGCGGGGCCTGCGGGTTATTTTGCGGCCTTAGAACTGATTGAGTTGGGCTTAAAACCCATCATTCTAGAACGGGGAAAAGATGTGCAGGCCCGCCGCCGCGATCTCCGCGCCATCCAGCAATTTGGAGAGGTTAATCCACATTCTAACTATTGCTTTGGCGAAGGTGGGGCGGGTACTTATTCTGATGGAAAGCTCTACACTCGGGCCAAGAAAAGAGGCAGCATAGAAAAATCGCTGCGCCTATTTGTTGAGCATGGTGCTCCAAGCGACATTTTGGTTGATGCGCATCCGCATATTGGCTCCAACAAGCTGCCCAAAGTAGTGGCCGCCATGCGAGAGACCATAGAAAGCAAGGGCGGAGAAATTCACTTTGGGGCTTGGGTAACGGACTTTCTGATTGAAGAGAAGCAGGGCCAGAGAACCCTAAAAGGCTTGCGCACGGCTGATGGCCAAGAATGGTGGGGTCAAGGCGTCATATTAGCTACTGGCCATTCGGCTAGAGATATCTTCCGTTTATTGGACCAAAAAAAGGTAGCGATTGAGGCCAAGCCCTTTGCCCTTGGGGTTCGGATAGAGCACCCACAGGCCCTTATTGACGAATTGCAATATGGAATAAAAGAGCGGCCCAAAGAGCTGCCCGCCTCAAGTTACAGCCTAGTTTGTCAGGTAGAAAATCGGGGAGTATTTTCCTTTTGTATGTGTCCGGGGGGATTGATTGTGCCGGCTTCTACGGCTCCGGGCGAATTAGTTGTCAATGGTATGTCGATGTCTAGACGGGATTCTCCCTTTGCCAATTCGGGCATGGTGGTGGCGGTAGATATGGAAGATTTAAAAGAGTATGCGCATTTGGGGCCATTTGCGGCCATGAGCTTCCAGCAAGAAGTAGAGCAGGCCCTTTTTCAGGCGGGAGATGGGAGCCAGGCGGCGCCGGCACAGCGTTTAACAGACTTTGTAAAGGGGAAACCTTCTAGTAGTTTGCCCAAGACCTCTTATATACCGGGGATTTATTCGGCTCGTTTGGACCAGTTGCTTCCTGCGGGGATTAGTCGCCGTTTGCAGCAGGGTTTGCAGCAGATGGGGAAAAAGATGCGGGGATATTATACCGAAGAGGCCCAGTTAATTGGGGTAGAGAGTCGGACCAGTTCGCCGATTCGGATACCTAGGGAGTCGGATAATTGTATGCATCCTGAATTGCAGGCCCTATTTCCCTGTGGAGAGGGGGCGGGTTATGCGGGCGGCATCATTTCGGCGGCAATGGATGGGCAGAAAGTAGCTCAGGCTTTGGCCAAATGGATAGCGGTACAATAA
- a CDS encoding MFS transporter, whose translation MRNKSAIRLLLGANFISGVAQGISMIAVPLYFAETEQSAWFGVAYTLITLVTLFWAPYAGSLVDKYDRKKLFLVLMTVMAIALGTLAGLGFSLGLNNYIVAGAFALTFWNYSLHYICFYAFMQEITEREHYGKIASLLEVQGQLASALAGGAAAVLLDPEMANYLGFEAWELPEVFALDASTYVLGFLIIFFMKFESLTLREAEKGSLWKRLKIGWDYLKGEPYIFLFGVLTHAVFITVLLHVFELSPTYVKQCLVDQGDSAASIFAISEVLYSVGAVLAGLAIQRIFKGTSFLSAIIVLTLITLLEYGALFSVYSVGVFWAVSLLLGLTNAGVRVIRVSYLFEVVPNQVIGRANSIFGISNTLFRLGFLALFSLPFFHEKGQVVFSFLIFMGFLGLSVAILRAYYYPIVGKREAAEDRN comes from the coding sequence TTGAGAAATAAATCTGCTATTCGATTATTACTGGGCGCCAACTTTATCTCTGGTGTGGCCCAGGGCATCAGCATGATTGCGGTGCCGCTTTATTTTGCCGAAACCGAACAGTCGGCCTGGTTTGGTGTGGCCTATACCCTGATAACTTTGGTCACCCTCTTTTGGGCTCCTTATGCAGGGAGTTTGGTCGATAAATATGATCGTAAAAAGCTATTTCTGGTCCTGATGACCGTTATGGCCATTGCCCTGGGGACCCTAGCAGGCCTAGGCTTTAGTCTCGGACTCAATAACTATATTGTAGCAGGGGCCTTTGCACTGACTTTCTGGAACTACAGCCTGCATTATATCTGCTTTTATGCCTTTATGCAGGAGATTACAGAACGGGAGCATTATGGTAAGATTGCTTCTTTGCTGGAGGTGCAAGGGCAGCTGGCTTCGGCCTTAGCGGGTGGAGCTGCTGCCGTCCTCTTAGATCCCGAAATGGCGAATTATTTGGGCTTTGAGGCCTGGGAATTACCCGAGGTCTTTGCCTTAGATGCCAGCACTTATGTTTTGGGCTTTTTGATTATCTTCTTCATGAAGTTCGAGTCGCTTACCCTAAGAGAAGCCGAGAAGGGTAGCCTTTGGAAACGCCTCAAGATTGGTTGGGACTACCTCAAGGGAGAACCCTATATCTTTTTGTTTGGGGTCTTGACTCATGCGGTTTTCATTACGGTCCTTTTGCATGTTTTTGAGCTATCGCCCACTTATGTCAAACAGTGTCTGGTCGATCAGGGCGATAGCGCCGCCAGCATTTTTGCTATCTCGGAGGTGCTTTATTCCGTTGGGGCCGTTTTGGCCGGCTTGGCCATACAGCGCATCTTTAAGGGCACTAGTTTTTTATCGGCGATTATTGTGCTTACCCTAATTACACTTTTAGAATATGGGGCCTTGTTTTCGGTCTATTCGGTTGGGGTCTTTTGGGCTGTGAGTTTGCTCTTGGGCCTAACCAATGCTGGAGTGCGCGTGATTCGCGTCTCTTATTTGTTTGAGGTGGTCCCCAATCAGGTGATTGGGCGGGCCAATAGCATTTTTGGCATTAGCAATACGCTCTTCCGTTTAGGCTTTTTGGCTTTGTTTAGCCTGCCCTTCTTCCACGAAAAGGGGCAAGTCGTTTTTAGCTTCCTCATTTTTATGGGCTTTTTGGGCTTGTCGGTAGCTATTTTGAGAGCATATTATTACCCGATTGTCGGCAAAAGAGAGGCTGCCGAAGACAGAAACTAG
- a CDS encoding zinc-dependent peptidase: MPILALLLIPSGIATIIFAYLLIYDLISDELKWLGAIPLGIFVGTYLIRKGIYEWWAVKHPPGLAQIERDILEQFFPYYQSLGSDHKRFFEQRLSIFRMQKQFQMRGAEKLPGDIQLLVSARAIQITMGKAFQKEFFPKLGMIILYPRTFITPKINDKIHAVEFEEEEPYASLVLSVNMFIRALKAPHQFYDVCLYGFAKAFKSEYHIHDEDLPIPDRMEFLARLHVLRQFKIGYSLEYTGLPDFELFELASEHFFVFPEAFKGEFPEVYEFLVKTYGQDPLSFSSPDLQDGDGNPALAEEEEDLS, from the coding sequence ATGCCTATTTTAGCTCTTTTGTTGATTCCGTCTGGAATAGCGACGATAATCTTTGCCTATTTACTTATCTATGATTTAATTTCGGATGAATTGAAATGGTTGGGCGCCATTCCCTTAGGTATATTTGTAGGCACCTATTTAATTCGGAAAGGGATCTATGAGTGGTGGGCGGTTAAACACCCTCCAGGTTTGGCTCAGATAGAGCGGGATATTCTAGAACAGTTTTTTCCTTATTATCAAAGTTTAGGGAGTGACCACAAGCGCTTTTTTGAGCAGCGTTTGAGCATCTTTAGAATGCAAAAGCAGTTTCAGATGCGAGGAGCAGAGAAACTGCCAGGTGATATTCAGTTGCTAGTTTCGGCTAGAGCAATTCAGATAACCATGGGGAAGGCTTTTCAAAAGGAGTTCTTTCCGAAGTTGGGAATGATTATTCTTTATCCAAGGACCTTTATTACGCCTAAGATCAATGATAAAATTCACGCGGTAGAATTTGAGGAAGAAGAGCCCTACGCTAGCCTTGTTCTTTCCGTTAATATGTTTATTAGAGCACTTAAAGCTCCACATCAATTTTATGATGTTTGCTTGTATGGCTTTGCGAAGGCTTTTAAGTCAGAATATCATATTCATGATGAAGATCTTCCCATTCCGGATCGCATGGAATTTTTGGCTCGCCTGCATGTTTTGCGTCAGTTTAAAATAGGCTATAGCTTAGAATATACAGGCCTGCCTGATTTTGAGCTCTTTGAGTTAGCTTCTGAACACTTTTTTGTCTTTCCAGAGGCCTTTAAAGGAGAATTCCCTGAGGTTTATGAGTTTTTGGTCAAGACTTACGGCCAGGATCCACTTAGCTTCAGTTCCCCAGATTTGCAGGATGGAGATGGAAATCCAGCTTTAGCTGAAGAGGAAGAAGATTTGAGTTAA
- the rplS gene encoding 50S ribosomal protein L19: protein MKNLIQYVEEQTAREMGQFDYFKPGDTVSVTYKIIEGEKEREQTFRGTIIQVKGKGATKTFTIRKISHGVGIERIFPFNCPTLASIVNHQKGRVRRARLYYLRDAIGKAARVKEKTFVKRQTAEDKGRKHSWTFGNK, encoded by the coding sequence ATGAAAAACTTGATTCAATACGTAGAAGAGCAGACTGCCAGAGAGATGGGCCAGTTTGATTATTTCAAGCCTGGAGATACTGTGTCTGTCACTTACAAAATCATTGAAGGTGAAAAAGAACGGGAACAAACTTTCCGTGGCACCATTATCCAAGTGAAAGGTAAAGGAGCTACCAAAACCTTCACTATCCGCAAAATTTCGCACGGTGTAGGCATCGAGCGTATCTTCCCTTTCAACTGCCCTACCTTGGCTAGTATCGTGAACCACCAGAAAGGCCGTGTTCGTCGCGCTCGCCTTTACTACCTTCGCGATGCTATCGGAAAAGCTGCTCGCGTGAAAGAGAAAACTTTTGTTAAGCGCCAAACTGCTGAAGACAAAGGTCGTAAGCATAGCTGGACCTTCGGAAATAAATAA
- the cysQ gene encoding 3'(2'),5'-bisphosphate nucleotidase CysQ, translating into MWLNPSDIQLIQEIAQEAGQAIMSVYEQPTINWQLEQKADDSPLTLADQRSNAIICQALACHWPEIPIISEEEEKAPYEERKKYRYCWLIDPLDGTREFVNRNAEFAINIALIEQDKPVFGLLYAPVSQTLYWAQKGEGAFVVEEKENRPIWANTFSFEQEGLRVLGSRSHLRAATQAYIDSLKKAQFVAKGSALKFMALAQGQADIYPRLGPTMEWDTAAPQIILEEAGGQILDWNSRKPLRYNKADLHNPHFMAQGKLI; encoded by the coding sequence ATGTGGTTAAATCCCTCTGATATTCAACTTATCCAAGAAATTGCCCAAGAGGCTGGGCAAGCAATTATGAGCGTCTATGAGCAGCCTACAATCAACTGGCAGCTAGAGCAAAAAGCTGATGATAGTCCATTGACGCTGGCCGACCAACGCTCAAATGCTATTATTTGTCAGGCTTTGGCCTGCCATTGGCCCGAAATTCCAATTATCTCAGAAGAGGAAGAAAAAGCACCCTATGAAGAGCGTAAAAAATACCGTTATTGCTGGTTAATTGATCCACTAGATGGTACTCGAGAGTTTGTGAATCGGAATGCTGAGTTTGCAATCAATATTGCTTTAATTGAACAGGATAAACCCGTCTTTGGCTTATTATACGCTCCAGTAAGCCAGACTTTATATTGGGCCCAAAAAGGAGAGGGGGCTTTTGTGGTAGAAGAAAAGGAGAACAGACCTATTTGGGCCAATACTTTCTCTTTTGAACAAGAAGGTTTACGGGTATTAGGCTCCCGCTCTCATTTAAGAGCCGCTACCCAAGCTTATATTGATTCGCTAAAAAAAGCTCAATTTGTGGCCAAAGGCAGTGCCCTCAAGTTTATGGCCTTGGCCCAAGGCCAAGCCGATATTTACCCCCGCTTAGGCCCAACTATGGAATGGGATACCGCAGCCCCTCAAATTATTCTAGAAGAAGCTGGAGGCCAAATACTAGATTGGAACAGCCGAAAACCACTGCGATATAATAAAGCCGATTTACATAATCCGCATTTTATGGCTCAAGGCAAACTAATCTAA
- a CDS encoding RluA family pseudouridine synthase, translating into MREENYTVIYEDNHLIALNKPSGWLVQGDQTGDRPLSEYAKDYIKFRYQKPGDVFLGVIHRIDRPVSGTVLFARTSKGLERMNNLFKERAVQKRYLAIVEKRPEELSGTLLNYIAKDKDRNIVAVSNSARNKHYKFAKLEYRLLGGIGEHHLLEVIPHTGRPHQIRAQLARMGCPIRGDVKYGAKNKNKDGRIHLHAAGLSFIHPVKKEPIDIWAPIPNEQIWKLFKDALGEMPDYQNVII; encoded by the coding sequence ATGCGAGAAGAAAATTATACCGTAATCTATGAGGACAATCACCTGATTGCCCTGAATAAACCCTCTGGTTGGTTGGTCCAAGGAGATCAAACTGGAGACCGCCCCTTATCCGAGTACGCCAAAGACTACATCAAGTTTCGATATCAGAAACCTGGAGATGTTTTTTTGGGGGTCATTCACCGGATTGACCGGCCCGTTAGTGGCACCGTGCTTTTTGCCCGCACCTCTAAGGGCCTAGAAAGAATGAACAACCTCTTTAAAGAAAGAGCGGTACAAAAACGCTATTTGGCCATCGTCGAGAAACGCCCTGAAGAGCTTTCTGGCACCTTATTAAACTATATTGCCAAGGACAAAGATCGAAATATCGTTGCCGTTTCTAATAGCGCCCGTAACAAGCACTACAAATTTGCCAAGCTCGAATATCGTTTGCTTGGTGGAATTGGAGAGCACCATTTGCTAGAGGTGATTCCCCACACGGGCCGCCCGCACCAAATTCGCGCACAACTCGCCCGCATGGGCTGCCCGATCCGTGGCGATGTTAAGTATGGGGCCAAAAATAAGAACAAGGATGGTCGCATTCATCTACATGCGGCTGGGCTTTCCTTCATTCACCCCGTCAAAAAAGAACCTATTGATATTTGGGCCCCCATTCCCAATGAGCAAATCTGGAAGCTTTTCAAAGATGCTTTGGGAGAAATGCCCGATTACCAAAATGTCATTATCTAA